Proteins co-encoded in one Dama dama isolate Ldn47 chromosome 2, ASM3311817v1, whole genome shotgun sequence genomic window:
- the INTS5 gene encoding integrator complex subunit 5 codes for MSALCDPPGAPGPPGPAPVTHGPAPLSAQELSQEIKAFLTGVDPVLGHQLSAREHARCGLLLLRSLPPARAAVLDHLRGVFDESVRAHLAALDESPVAGPPHLRPPPPSHVPAGGPGLEDVVQEVQQVLSEFIRANPKAWAPVISAWSIDLMGQLSSTYSGQHQRVPHATGSLNELLQLWMGCRATRTLMDIYVQCLSALIGSCPDACVDALLDTSVQHSPHFDWVVAHIGSSFPGTIISRVLSCGLKDFCVHGGAGGGAGGGGGGSSQTPSADPFPGSPAIPGEKRVPKIASVVGILGHLASRHGDSIRRELLRMFHDSLAGGTGGRSGDPSLQATVPFLLQLAVMSPALLGTVSGELVDCLKPPAVLSQLQQHLQGFPREELDNMLNLAVHLVSQASGAGAYRLLQFLVDTAMPASVITTQGLAVPDTVREACDRLIQLLLLHLQKLVHHWGPSLGEGLLSSPPPPRPVPFLDALRNHVGELCGETLRLERKRFLWQHQLLGLLSVYTRPSCGPEALGHLLSRARSPEELSLATQLYAGLVVSLSGLLPLAFRSCLARVHAGTLQPPFTARFLRNLALLVGWEKQGGEGPAALGARFGESASAHLSDLAPLLLHPEEEVAEAAASLLAICPFPPEALSPSQLLGLVRAGVHRFFASLRLHGPPGVASASQLLMRLSQTCPAGLKAVLQLLVEGALHRGNTELFGGEVDGDNETLSIVTAPLASASLLDTNRRHTAAVPGPGGIWSVFHAGVIGRGLKPPKFVQSRNQQEVIYNTQSLLSLLVHCCNAPGGTECAGCWGASTLSPEAAKAVAVTLVESVCPDAAGAELAWPPEEHARATVERDLRIGRRFREQPLLFELLKLVAAAPPALCYCSVLLRGLLAALLGHWEASRHPDTAHSPWHLEASCTLVAIMAEGSLLPPALGNMHEVFSQLAPFEVRLLLLSVWGFLREHGPLPQKFIFQSERGRFIRDFSREGGGEGGPHLAVLHSVLHRNIDRLGLFSGRFQSPLPSTLRQGT; via the exons ATGTCTGCGTTGTGCGACCCTCCCGGGGCCCCAGGGCCTCCCGGGCCTGCCCCGGTCACTCACGGTCCCGCGCCGCTCAG TGCTCAGGAGCTGtcccaggaaatcaaggcttttctgACTGGTGTAGACCCTGTTCTGGGCCACCAGCTCTCTGCCCGGGAGCACGCTCGCTGTGGCCTTCTCCTGCTCCGCTCTTTGCCACCTGCTCGGGCTGCCGTGCTGGACCACTTGCGAGGTGTCTTTGATGAGAGTGTCCGGGCCCACCTGGCTGCCCTGGATGAAAGCCCCGTGGCTGGCCCACCTCACCTCCGTCCACCCCCACCTTCCCATGTCCCTGCTGGGGGTCCTGGTCTAGAGGATGTGGTGCAGGAAGTGCAGCAGGTGCTGTCTGAGTTTATCCGGGCCAACCCGAAGGCCTGGGCACCTGTGATTAGTGCCTGGTCCATTGACCTCATGGGGCAGCTGAGCAGCACTTATTCGGGCCAGCACCAGCGTGTGCCCCATGCCACTGGGTCTCTCAATGAATTGCTGCAGCTGTGGATGGGCTGTCGGGCCACCCGCACattgatggacatctatgttCAGTGCCTCTCGGCTCTCATTGGCAGTTGCCCAGATGCCTGTGTGGATGCCTTGCTGGATACCTCCGTCCAGCATTCCCCACACTTCGACTGGGTTGTGGCACATATCGGCTCCTCTTTTCCCGGCACCATCATCTCCCGAGTTCTCTCATGTGGCCTTAAGGACTTCTGTGTTCATGGTGGGGCTGGAGGTggagctggtggtggtggtggaggctcCTCTCAGACTCCCTCTGCAGACCCCTTCCCTGGATCTCCTGCCATCCCTGGGGAGAAACGGGTGCCCAAGATTGCCTCAGTTGTAGGCATCCTAGGGCACCTGGCCTCCAGGCATGGAGACAGTATCCGACGGGAGCTCCTGCGAATGTTCCACGATAGTCTGGCGGGGGGCACTGGTGGCCGGAGTGGGGACCCCTCCCTTCAGGCCACAGTTCCCTTCCTCCTGCAGCTAGCAGTCATGTCACCAGCTTTGCTGGGCACAGTCTCTGGAGAACTGGTAGACTGCCTTAAACCCCCAGCAGTGCTGAGTCAGCTGCAGCAACACCTGCAGGGATTTCCCCGAGAGGAGCTGGACAACATGCTGAACCTGGCCGTGCATCTGGTGAGCCAGGCCTCTGGGGCAGGTGCCTACCGCCTGTTGCAGTTCCTGGTGGACACAGCCATGCCTGCCTCCGTCATTACCACCCAGGGCCTggctgtgccagacactgtgcgcGAGGCGTGTGACCGGCTgatccagctgctgctgctgcacctGCAAAAACTGGTTCATCACTGGGGACCGTCTCTAGGGGAAGGGTTGTTgagctcacccccacccccccgccctgTGCCCTTTCTAGATGCACTCAGAAACCACGTTGGAGAGTTGTGTGGAGAGACATTACGTTTGGAACGGAAACGCTTCCTCTGGCAACACCAGCTTCTCGGCCTGCTCTCCGTCTATACCCGGCCTAGCTGTGGACCTGAGGCCTTGGGCCATCTTCTGAGCCGGGCCCGAAGCCCTGAAGAGTTGAGTCTGGCCACTCAGTTATATGCTGGGCTGGTGGTCAGTCTCTCTggcctcctgcccctggccttccGAAGCTGCCTGGCTAGGGTACATGCAGGAACTTTGCAACCTCCCTTCACGGCCCGGTTCCTGCGCAACTTGGCGCTGCTTGTGGGGTGGGAGAAGCAGGGCGGTGAGGGCCCTGCGGCCCTAGGGGCCCGGTTCGGGGAGTCTGCCTCAGCGCATCTGTCTGACCTGGCTCCTCTCTTGCTCCATCCTGAGGAGGAGGTAGCAGAAGCTGCTGCCTCCCTTCTGGCCATTTGTCCCTTTCCCCCAGAAGCCCTGTCCCCTTCCCAACTCCTGGGACTGGTGAGAGCTGGAGTACATCGCTTCTTTGCTTCTCTGAGGCTGCATGGCCCCCCAGGGGTGGCTTCCGCCTCCCAGCTTCTTATGCGCCTCTCCCAGACCTGCCCGGCGGGGCTCAAGGCTGTGCTGCAGCTGCTAGTTGAGGGAGCCTTACATCGTGGCAACACAGAACTGTTTGGAGGGGAAGTGGATGGGGACAATGAGACGCTCTCCATTGTGACAGCTCCTTTGGCTTCTGCCTCTCTGTTGGACACAAACCGGAGGCACACTGCAGCTGTACCAGGTCCTGGAGGGATTTGGTCTGTGTTCCACGCTGGAGTCATCGGTCGTGGCCTTAAACCACCCAAGTTTGTCCAGTCACGCAATCAGCAAGAAGTGATCTATAACACCCAGAGCCTCCTCAGCCTCCTGGTGCACTGCTGCAATGCCCCTGGGGGTACTGAATGTGCAGGCTGCTGGGGGGCTTCCACCCTGAGCCCAGAGGCAGCCAAAGCAGTGGCAGTGACCTTAGTGGAGAGTGTGTGTCCCGATGCAGCCGGTGCAGAACTAGCCTGGCCTCCTGAGGAGCATGCCCGGGCCACTGTGGAGCGGGATCTCCGCATTGGCCGGCGCTTCCGGGAACAGCCTCTGCTCTTTGAGCTGCTAAAGTTGGTAGCAGCTGCTCCCCCAGCCCTGTGCTACTGCTCTGTGCTGCTGCGGGGGCTGCTGGCTGCCCTCTTGGGCCACTGGGAAGCCTCTCGCCACCCTGACACAGCCCACTCCCCCTGGCACCTGGAGGCATCCTGCACCCTGGTGGCTATCAtggctgagggaagcctcctgcCACCAGCCCTGGGGAATATGCACGAGGTATTTAGTCAActggcaccttttgaagtgcgTCTGCTGCTGCTCAGTGTCTGGGGCTTTCTCCGGGAGCATGGGCCCTTGCCCCAGAAGTTCATCTTCCAGTCGGAGCGTGGCCGCTTCATCCGGGACTTCTCtagggagggtgggggtgaaggtgGACCCCATCTGGCTGTGCTGCACAGTGTCCTCCACCGCAACATTGACCGCCTGGGTCTCTTCTCTGGCCGTTTCCAGTCTCCTTTACCGTCCACTCTCCGGCAGGGCACatag
- the B3GAT3 gene encoding galactosylgalactosylxylosylprotein 3-beta-glucuronosyltransferase 3 isoform X1, translating into MKLKLKNVFLAYFLVSIAGLLYALVQLGQPCDCLPPLRAAAEQLRQKDLRISQLQADLRRPPPAPAQPPEPEALPTIYVVTPTYARLVQKAELVRLSQTLSLVPRLHWLLVEDAEGPTPLVSGLLAASGLLFTHLAVLTPKAQRLREGEPGWVRPRGVEQRNRALDWLRSGAGAVGGEKDPPPPGTRGVVYFADDDNTYSRELFEEMRWTRGVSVWPVGLVGGLRFEGPRVQDGRVVGFHTAWEPNRPFPVDMAGFAVALSLLLAKPNARFDATAPRGHLESSLLSHLVDPKDLEPRAANCSRVLVWHTRTEKPKMKQEEQLQRQGRGSDLAVEV; encoded by the exons atgaagctgaagctgaagaacGTGTTCCTCGCCTACTTCCTGGTGTCGATCGCCGGCCTCCTCTACGCACTGGTGCAGCTCG GCCAGCCATGTGACTGCCTCCCTCCCCTGCGGGCAGCAGCGGAGCAGCTTCGGCAGAAGGATCTGAGGATCTCCCAGCTGCAAGCCGATCTCCGTcgcccaccccctgcccctgcccagccccctgaACCCGAGGCTCTGCCTACTATCTATGTTGTTACCCCCACCTATGCCAG GTTGGTGCAGAAGGCGGAGCTGGTGCGGCTGTCCCAGACCCTGAGCCTGGTGCCCCGGCTGCACTGGCTGCTGGTGGAGGATGCTGAGGGCCCCACCCCATTGGTCTCTGGGCTGCTGGCTGCTTCTGGCCTCCTCTTCACACACCTGGCAGTCCTCACCCCCAAGGCCCAGCGGCTCCGGGAGGGCGAGCCAGGCTGGGTTCGGCCCCGAGGTGTAGAGCAACGGAACAGGGCCCTGGACTGGCTCCGGAGCGGAGCGGGTGCTGTTGGGGGAGAGAAGGACCCACCCCCACCAGGTACCCGGGGAGTCGTGTACTTTGCTGACGATGACAACACCTACAGCCGGGAACTCTTTGAGGAG ATGCGCTGGACCCGTGGTGTCTCAGTGTGGCCTGTGGGGCTAGTGGGCGGCCTTCGATTCGAGGGCCCTCGCGTACAGGATGGCCGGGTTGTTGGTTTCCACACGGCCTGGGAGCCCAACAGGCCCTTCCCAGTGGATATGGCGGGATTTGCTGTTGCCCTGTCTTTGCTATTGGCTAAACCCAATGCCCGGTTTGATGCTACCGCTCCTCGGGGCCATCTGGAGAGCAGTCTCCTGAGCCACCTTGTAGATCCCAAGGACCTGGAGCCGCGGGCTGCCAACTGCTCTCGG GTTCTGGTGTGGCACACGCGGACGGAGAAGCCCAAGATGAAGCAGGAGGAGCAGCTGCAGCGGCAGGGCCGCGGCTCAGACCTGGCTGTCGAGGTGTGA
- the B3GAT3 gene encoding galactosylgalactosylxylosylprotein 3-beta-glucuronosyltransferase 3 isoform X2 — MKLKLKNVFLAYFLVSIAGLLYALVQLGQPCDCLPPLRAAAEQLRQKDLRISQLQADLRRPPPAPAQPPEPEALPTIYVVTPTYARLVQKAELVRLSQTLSLVPRLHWLLVEDAEGPTPLVSGLLAASGLLFTHLAVLTPKAQRLREGEPGWVRPRGVEQRNRALDWLRSGAGAVGGEKDPPPPGTRGVVYFADDDNTYSRELFEESPEPPCRSQGPGAAGCQLLSGSGVAHADGEAQDEAGGAAAAAGPRLRPGCRGVMAALPCPPAHQAQSCGTRSLARPGCGFPSPDPSEPGAAPPPLQPLPWPAMRHCSQARDKQPSC; from the exons atgaagctgaagctgaagaacGTGTTCCTCGCCTACTTCCTGGTGTCGATCGCCGGCCTCCTCTACGCACTGGTGCAGCTCG GCCAGCCATGTGACTGCCTCCCTCCCCTGCGGGCAGCAGCGGAGCAGCTTCGGCAGAAGGATCTGAGGATCTCCCAGCTGCAAGCCGATCTCCGTcgcccaccccctgcccctgcccagccccctgaACCCGAGGCTCTGCCTACTATCTATGTTGTTACCCCCACCTATGCCAG GTTGGTGCAGAAGGCGGAGCTGGTGCGGCTGTCCCAGACCCTGAGCCTGGTGCCCCGGCTGCACTGGCTGCTGGTGGAGGATGCTGAGGGCCCCACCCCATTGGTCTCTGGGCTGCTGGCTGCTTCTGGCCTCCTCTTCACACACCTGGCAGTCCTCACCCCCAAGGCCCAGCGGCTCCGGGAGGGCGAGCCAGGCTGGGTTCGGCCCCGAGGTGTAGAGCAACGGAACAGGGCCCTGGACTGGCTCCGGAGCGGAGCGGGTGCTGTTGGGGGAGAGAAGGACCCACCCCCACCAGGTACCCGGGGAGTCGTGTACTTTGCTGACGATGACAACACCTACAGCCGGGAACTCTTTGAGGAG TCTCCTGAGCCACCTTGTAGATCCCAAGGACCTGGAGCCGCGGGCTGCCAACTGCTCTCGG GTTCTGGTGTGGCACACGCGGACGGAGAAGCCCAAGATGAAGCAGGAGGAGCAGCTGCAGCGGCAGGGCCGCGGCTCAGACCTGGCTGTCGAGGTGTGATGGCGGCCCTACCCTGCCCACCAGCTCACCAGGCACAGAGCTGTGGGACTAGGTCCCTGGCCCGCCCAGGATGTGGTTTTCCAAGTCCTGACCCCTCAGAGCCAGGAGCGGCCCCTCCGCCCCTTCAGCCCCTCCCCTGGCCTGCCATGCGGCACTGCTCCCAGGCTAGGGACAAACAGCCCTCCTGTTGA
- the GANAB gene encoding neutral alpha-glucosidase AB isoform X2 gives MAAVAAVEARRRRSWTALVLACLGVCLGITLAVDRSNFKTCDESSFCKRQRSIRPGHSPYRALLDSLQLGPDALTVHLINEVTKVVLVLELQGLQKNMTRIRIDELEPRRPRYRVPDVLVADPPTAGLSISGRDDNSVELTIAEGPYKIILTARPFRLDLLEDRSLLLSVNARGLLNVEHQRTPRVSQGSKEPAEGDGAQPEETPGNDDKANKTQGKPEHDEPGAWEETFKTHSDSKPYGPMSVSLDFSLPGMEHVYGIPEHADNLRLKVTEGGEPYRLYNLDVFQYELYNRMALYGSVPVLLAHSPLRDLGIFWLNAAETWVDISSNTAGKTLFGKMLDYLQGSGETPQTDVRWMSESGIIDVFLMLGPSVFDVFRQYASLTGTQALPPLFSLGYHQSRWNYRDEADVLEVDQGFDDHNLPCDVIWLDIEHADGKRYFTWDPSRFPQPRNMLEHLASKRRKLVAIVDPHIKVDSGYRVHEELQNLGLYVKTRDGSDYEGWCWPGAAGYPDFTNPKMRAWWANMFHFDNYEGSAPNLYVWNDMNEPSVFNGPEVTMLKDAQHYGGWEHRDVHNIYGLYVHMATADGLVLRSRGIERPFVLSRAFFAGSQRFGAVWTGDNAAEWDHMKISIPMCLSLGLVGLSFCGADVGGFFKNPEPELLVRWYQMGAYQPFFRAHAHLDTGRREPWLLPSQYHDIIRDALGQRYSLLPFWYTVFYQSHREGIPVMRPLWVHYPKDVTTFSIDDQFLLGDALLVHPVSDSEAHGVQVYLPGQGEVWYDVQSYQKYHGPQTLYLPVTLSSIPVFQRGGTIVPRWMRVRRSSDCMKDDPITLFVALSLQGTAQGELFLDDGHTFNYQTRHEFLLRRFSFSGNTLVSSSADPKGHFETPIWIERVVIIGAGKPATVVLQTKGSPESRLSFQHDPETSVLILRKPGVNVASDWTIHLR, from the exons ATGGCGGCGGTGGCGGCAGTGGAGGCGCGTAGGAGGCG GTCTTGGACCGCTTTGGTACTGGCCTGTTTAGGGGTCTGTCTGGGAATTACCTTAGCTGTGGATAGAAGCAACTTCAAGACCTGTGACGAGAGTTCCTTCTGCAA GAGGCAGCGAAGCATACGGCCAGGCCATTCTCCCTACCGAGCCTTACTGGACTCTCTGCAACTTGGTCCTGATGCGCTGACAGTCCATCTGATCAACGAAGTCACCAAG gtggtgctggtgctggAGCTCCAAGGACTTCAAAAGAACATGACTCGCATCAGGATCGATGAACTCGAGCCCCGGCGGCCCCGATACCGTGTGCCGGATGTGCTGGTGGCCGATCCCCCCACAGCTGG GCTGTCTATCTCTGGCCGGGATGACAACAGCGTGGAGCTCACCATCGCTGAGGGTCCCTATAAAATCATCTTGACGGCACGGCCATTCCGCCTTGACCTACTGGAGGACCGCAGCCTTCTGCTCAGTGTCAATGCCCGAGGACTCTTAAATGTAGAGCACCAGAGGACCCCCAGGGTCTC GCAAGGATCAAAAGAACCAGCTGAGGGCGATGGGGCCCAGCCTGAGGAAACACCTGGGAATGATGACAAGGCAA ACAAGACCCAGGGGAAGCCAGAGCATGATGAGCCAGGAGCCTGGGAAGAGACGTTCAAAACTCACTCTGACAGCAAGCCTTACG GCCCCATGTCTGTGAGTTTGGACTTCTCTCTGCCAGGCATGGAGCATGTGTATGGGATCCCCGAGCATGCAGACAACCTCAGGCTGAAAGTCACCGA GGGTGGGGAGCCGTATCGCCTCTACAATTTGGACGTGTTCCAGTATGAGCTGTACAACCGCATGGCCCTGTATGGGTCTGTCCCCGTGCTCCTGGCACACAGCCCCCTTCGGGACCTAGGCATCTTCTGGCTCAAcgctgcagagacctgggttgacATATCCTCCAACACTGCTGGGAAG ACCCTGTTTGGGAAGATGCTGGACTACCTGCAGGGCTCTGGGGAGACTCCACAGACGGACGTTCGCTGGATGTCCGAGAGCGGCATCATCGATGTCTTCCTGATGCTTGGGCCCTCTGTCTTTGATGTCTTCCGGCAGTACGCTAGTCTCACAG GGACCCAGGCATTGCCCCCGCTCTTCTCCCTCGGCTACCACCAGAGCCGCTGGAACTATCGGGATGAGGCTGACGTTCTGGAAGTGGATCAGGGCTTCGATGATCACAACCTGCCCTGCGATGTCATCTGGCTGGACATTGAGCATGCCGACGGCAAGCGGTATTTCACCTGGGACCCCAGCCGTTTCCCTCAGCCCCGCAACATGCTTGAGCATTTGGCCTCCAAGAGGCGGAAG CTGGTGGCCATTGTGGATCCCCACATCAAGGTGGACTCTGGCTACCGCGTACACGAAGAGTTGCAGAACCTGGGTCTATACGTTAAAACCCGGGATGGCTCTGACTACGAAGGCTGGTGCTGGCCAG GCGCAGCTGGTTACCCTGATTTCACCAATCCCAAGatgagggcctggtgggctaacaTGTTTCACTTTGACAATTACGAG GGCTCAGCTCCCAACCTCTATGTCTGGAATGACATGAATGAACCGTCTGTGTTCAACGGTCCTGAGGTCACCATGCTCAAGGATGCCCAGCACTATGGGGGCTGGGAGCACCGAGACGTACATAACATCTATGGCCTCTACGTG CACATGGCGACCGCGGATGGCCTGGTGCTGCGCTCCAGGGGCATCGAACGCCCCTTTGTCCTGAGCAGGGCTTTCTTTGCTGGCTCCCAGCGCTTCG gAGCCGTGTGGACAGGGGACAATGCTGCTGAATGGGACCACATGAAGATCTCCATTCCTATGTGTCTCAGCTTGGGGCTGGTGGGACTTTCCTTCTGTGGAG cGGATGTGGGCGGCTTCTTCAAAAATCCAGAGCCAGAGCTGCTTGTGCGCTGGTACCAGATGGGTGCCTACCAGCCATTCTTCCGGGCTCATGCCCACCTGGACACTGGTCGGCGAGAACCGTGGCTCTTACCGTCTCAGTACCACGACATAATTCGAGATGCCCTGGGCCAGCGATACTCCTTACTGCCTTTCTGGTACACCGTCTTCTATCAATCCCATCGCGAGGGGATCCCAGTCATGAG GCCCCTGTGGGTGCATTATCCTAAGGATGTGACCACTTTCAGTATAGATGATCAGTTCCTGCTTG GGGATGCATTGCTGGTTCACCCTGTATCAGACTCTGAGGCTCACGGTGTGCAGGTCTATCTGCCTGGCCAAGGGGAG GTGTGGTATGATGTTCAGAGCTACCAGAAGTATCACGGTCCGCAGACCCTGTACCTGCCTGTAACTCTAAGCAGC ATCCCCGTGTTCCAGCGTGGAGGGACCATCGTGCCCCGGTGGATGCGAGTGCGGCGTTCTTCAGACTGCATGAAGGACGACCCCATCACTCTTTTCGTCGCACTCAGCCTCCAG GGTACGGCCCAAGGAGAGCTCTTCCTAGACGATGGGCACACGTTCAACTATCAGACTCGCCATGAGTTCCTGCTGCGTCGGTTCTCGTTCTCTGGCAACACCCTGGTCTCCAG ctccGCAGACCCCAAAGGGCACTTTGAGACACCAATCTGGATTGAGCGGGTGGTGATAATAGGGGCCGGAAAGCCAGCAACCGTTGTACTCCAGACAAAAG GATCTCCTGAAAGCCGCCTGTCCTTCCAACATGACCCTGAGACCTCAGTGTTGATCCTGCGCAAGCCTGGCGTCAATGTGGCATCTGACTGGACTATTCACCTGCGATAA
- the GANAB gene encoding neutral alpha-glucosidase AB isoform X1, producing the protein MAAVAAVEARRRRSWTALVLACLGVCLGITLAVDRSNFKTCDESSFCKRQRSIRPGHSPYRALLDSLQLGPDALTVHLINEVTKVVLVLELQGLQKNMTRIRIDELEPRRPRYRVPDVLVADPPTAGLSISGRDDNSVELTIAEGPYKIILTARPFRLDLLEDRSLLLSVNARGLLNVEHQRTPRVSFSDKVSLTLGSIWDRIKNVFSRQGSKEPAEGDGAQPEETPGNDDKANKTQGKPEHDEPGAWEETFKTHSDSKPYGPMSVSLDFSLPGMEHVYGIPEHADNLRLKVTEGGEPYRLYNLDVFQYELYNRMALYGSVPVLLAHSPLRDLGIFWLNAAETWVDISSNTAGKTLFGKMLDYLQGSGETPQTDVRWMSESGIIDVFLMLGPSVFDVFRQYASLTGTQALPPLFSLGYHQSRWNYRDEADVLEVDQGFDDHNLPCDVIWLDIEHADGKRYFTWDPSRFPQPRNMLEHLASKRRKLVAIVDPHIKVDSGYRVHEELQNLGLYVKTRDGSDYEGWCWPGAAGYPDFTNPKMRAWWANMFHFDNYEGSAPNLYVWNDMNEPSVFNGPEVTMLKDAQHYGGWEHRDVHNIYGLYVHMATADGLVLRSRGIERPFVLSRAFFAGSQRFGAVWTGDNAAEWDHMKISIPMCLSLGLVGLSFCGADVGGFFKNPEPELLVRWYQMGAYQPFFRAHAHLDTGRREPWLLPSQYHDIIRDALGQRYSLLPFWYTVFYQSHREGIPVMRPLWVHYPKDVTTFSIDDQFLLGDALLVHPVSDSEAHGVQVYLPGQGEVWYDVQSYQKYHGPQTLYLPVTLSSIPVFQRGGTIVPRWMRVRRSSDCMKDDPITLFVALSLQGTAQGELFLDDGHTFNYQTRHEFLLRRFSFSGNTLVSSSADPKGHFETPIWIERVVIIGAGKPATVVLQTKGSPESRLSFQHDPETSVLILRKPGVNVASDWTIHLR; encoded by the exons ATGGCGGCGGTGGCGGCAGTGGAGGCGCGTAGGAGGCG GTCTTGGACCGCTTTGGTACTGGCCTGTTTAGGGGTCTGTCTGGGAATTACCTTAGCTGTGGATAGAAGCAACTTCAAGACCTGTGACGAGAGTTCCTTCTGCAA GAGGCAGCGAAGCATACGGCCAGGCCATTCTCCCTACCGAGCCTTACTGGACTCTCTGCAACTTGGTCCTGATGCGCTGACAGTCCATCTGATCAACGAAGTCACCAAG gtggtgctggtgctggAGCTCCAAGGACTTCAAAAGAACATGACTCGCATCAGGATCGATGAACTCGAGCCCCGGCGGCCCCGATACCGTGTGCCGGATGTGCTGGTGGCCGATCCCCCCACAGCTGG GCTGTCTATCTCTGGCCGGGATGACAACAGCGTGGAGCTCACCATCGCTGAGGGTCCCTATAAAATCATCTTGACGGCACGGCCATTCCGCCTTGACCTACTGGAGGACCGCAGCCTTCTGCTCAGTGTCAATGCCCGAGGACTCTTAAATGTAGAGCACCAGAGGACCCCCAGGGTCTC TTTCTCGGATAAAGTTAGTCTCACGCTCGGTAGCATTTGGGATAGGATCAAGAACGTTTTCTCTAG GCAAGGATCAAAAGAACCAGCTGAGGGCGATGGGGCCCAGCCTGAGGAAACACCTGGGAATGATGACAAGGCAA ACAAGACCCAGGGGAAGCCAGAGCATGATGAGCCAGGAGCCTGGGAAGAGACGTTCAAAACTCACTCTGACAGCAAGCCTTACG GCCCCATGTCTGTGAGTTTGGACTTCTCTCTGCCAGGCATGGAGCATGTGTATGGGATCCCCGAGCATGCAGACAACCTCAGGCTGAAAGTCACCGA GGGTGGGGAGCCGTATCGCCTCTACAATTTGGACGTGTTCCAGTATGAGCTGTACAACCGCATGGCCCTGTATGGGTCTGTCCCCGTGCTCCTGGCACACAGCCCCCTTCGGGACCTAGGCATCTTCTGGCTCAAcgctgcagagacctgggttgacATATCCTCCAACACTGCTGGGAAG ACCCTGTTTGGGAAGATGCTGGACTACCTGCAGGGCTCTGGGGAGACTCCACAGACGGACGTTCGCTGGATGTCCGAGAGCGGCATCATCGATGTCTTCCTGATGCTTGGGCCCTCTGTCTTTGATGTCTTCCGGCAGTACGCTAGTCTCACAG GGACCCAGGCATTGCCCCCGCTCTTCTCCCTCGGCTACCACCAGAGCCGCTGGAACTATCGGGATGAGGCTGACGTTCTGGAAGTGGATCAGGGCTTCGATGATCACAACCTGCCCTGCGATGTCATCTGGCTGGACATTGAGCATGCCGACGGCAAGCGGTATTTCACCTGGGACCCCAGCCGTTTCCCTCAGCCCCGCAACATGCTTGAGCATTTGGCCTCCAAGAGGCGGAAG CTGGTGGCCATTGTGGATCCCCACATCAAGGTGGACTCTGGCTACCGCGTACACGAAGAGTTGCAGAACCTGGGTCTATACGTTAAAACCCGGGATGGCTCTGACTACGAAGGCTGGTGCTGGCCAG GCGCAGCTGGTTACCCTGATTTCACCAATCCCAAGatgagggcctggtgggctaacaTGTTTCACTTTGACAATTACGAG GGCTCAGCTCCCAACCTCTATGTCTGGAATGACATGAATGAACCGTCTGTGTTCAACGGTCCTGAGGTCACCATGCTCAAGGATGCCCAGCACTATGGGGGCTGGGAGCACCGAGACGTACATAACATCTATGGCCTCTACGTG CACATGGCGACCGCGGATGGCCTGGTGCTGCGCTCCAGGGGCATCGAACGCCCCTTTGTCCTGAGCAGGGCTTTCTTTGCTGGCTCCCAGCGCTTCG gAGCCGTGTGGACAGGGGACAATGCTGCTGAATGGGACCACATGAAGATCTCCATTCCTATGTGTCTCAGCTTGGGGCTGGTGGGACTTTCCTTCTGTGGAG cGGATGTGGGCGGCTTCTTCAAAAATCCAGAGCCAGAGCTGCTTGTGCGCTGGTACCAGATGGGTGCCTACCAGCCATTCTTCCGGGCTCATGCCCACCTGGACACTGGTCGGCGAGAACCGTGGCTCTTACCGTCTCAGTACCACGACATAATTCGAGATGCCCTGGGCCAGCGATACTCCTTACTGCCTTTCTGGTACACCGTCTTCTATCAATCCCATCGCGAGGGGATCCCAGTCATGAG GCCCCTGTGGGTGCATTATCCTAAGGATGTGACCACTTTCAGTATAGATGATCAGTTCCTGCTTG GGGATGCATTGCTGGTTCACCCTGTATCAGACTCTGAGGCTCACGGTGTGCAGGTCTATCTGCCTGGCCAAGGGGAG GTGTGGTATGATGTTCAGAGCTACCAGAAGTATCACGGTCCGCAGACCCTGTACCTGCCTGTAACTCTAAGCAGC ATCCCCGTGTTCCAGCGTGGAGGGACCATCGTGCCCCGGTGGATGCGAGTGCGGCGTTCTTCAGACTGCATGAAGGACGACCCCATCACTCTTTTCGTCGCACTCAGCCTCCAG GGTACGGCCCAAGGAGAGCTCTTCCTAGACGATGGGCACACGTTCAACTATCAGACTCGCCATGAGTTCCTGCTGCGTCGGTTCTCGTTCTCTGGCAACACCCTGGTCTCCAG ctccGCAGACCCCAAAGGGCACTTTGAGACACCAATCTGGATTGAGCGGGTGGTGATAATAGGGGCCGGAAAGCCAGCAACCGTTGTACTCCAGACAAAAG GATCTCCTGAAAGCCGCCTGTCCTTCCAACATGACCCTGAGACCTCAGTGTTGATCCTGCGCAAGCCTGGCGTCAATGTGGCATCTGACTGGACTATTCACCTGCGATAA